A single window of Bacteroidales bacterium DNA harbors:
- a CDS encoding alpha-L-fucosidase — translation MKTILLAASLFILECFTSCQQENKESMPAGEKTATIADWENLRFGAFVHFNDNTFIGKEISQNINPGIFNPDQIDFPGMMETFKKAGIKYAVLTSRHTSGFCLWDSKATGFDVASSGFHEDVVKLFVDACRKYNIKPCLYYCLWGGKDWNPAGWNPIIRDELSKTSPKEIIKSQLSELATDYGTISEFWLDMYCWCDTTLSEQEIYSLLKTKNPGTVVHFNQHVQDGTTIRYFPTDILNGEERLPPEKGHNCTRIVDGNQYYLPFEYEITSQRCDSLSLGNGLMKGSVWFTYPGSRFYPVDSLYNYIKQSYTRGGSNILLSTAPDKTGSYRKEDRDSLLKLGNLIRGFWLDR, via the coding sequence ATGAAGACAATCTTGCTTGCAGCTTCACTATTTATTCTTGAATGCTTTACATCATGTCAACAAGAAAACAAAGAATCGATGCCTGCCGGAGAAAAAACAGCCACTATTGCCGATTGGGAGAATCTCCGTTTCGGAGCGTTTGTACACTTCAATGACAACACCTTTATCGGGAAAGAGATATCTCAGAATATAAATCCCGGAATTTTCAATCCTGATCAGATTGATTTTCCGGGAATGATGGAGACCTTTAAAAAAGCAGGAATTAAGTATGCCGTGCTTACTTCACGCCATACTTCAGGTTTTTGCCTGTGGGACAGCAAAGCAACCGGTTTTGATGTGGCCAGCAGCGGCTTTCATGAAGATGTAGTGAAGTTATTCGTCGACGCCTGCAGAAAATACAATATCAAACCATGCCTCTATTATTGTTTATGGGGAGGAAAGGACTGGAACCCGGCTGGCTGGAATCCAATAATCAGGGATGAACTCAGTAAGACCTCACCAAAAGAAATTATAAAAAGCCAGCTCAGTGAATTGGCAACTGATTACGGAACTATTTCCGAATTCTGGCTCGACATGTATTGCTGGTGCGACACCACCCTTTCGGAGCAGGAAATCTACAGTCTGCTTAAAACAAAAAATCCCGGAACTGTTGTACATTTCAACCAACATGTGCAGGATGGAACCACGATCCGGTATTTTCCAACAGACATCCTGAACGGTGAAGAAAGGTTACCACCTGAAAAAGGGCACAATTGCACCAGAATAGTTGACGGGAACCAATACTATCTGCCCTTTGAATACGAGATCACTTCGCAGCGTTGTGACAGCCTTTCGCTGGGAAACGGGTTAATGAAGGGCTCTGTGTGGTTTACCTATCCGGGTAGCCGGTTTTATCCTGTGGACAGTTTATATAACTATATCAAACAAAGCTATACCCGTGGCGGAAGCAACATTCTGTTGTCCACAGCACCGGATAAAACAGGTTCTTACAGAAAGGAAGACAGGGATAGTCTTTTAAAACTGGGGAATTTGATTCGAGGCTTTTGGTTGGACCGATAA